Below is a genomic region from Brassica rapa cultivar Chiifu-401-42 chromosome A08, CAAS_Brap_v3.01, whole genome shotgun sequence.
AGTCTCCAGTCTGAGTATGTTAGGTGCTGATTCTTTATAGCAAAAGGCTGTAAAACAGACATATACAAACCAAAGAAAACAGAGAGACAAATCAATAtgcttttttttaatctttatatATCTCCAAAATGGatataataaaatgcaaaataaaagaaatctcTTACCAAACTTTCCGCCTTCTTGTCTCATGTCTTCCATTATATCTTCAAACTCCTCATCGTCTTTAAGCTCATCCTCAGTAACAACTTGAGTCAAACATACAACTGTAGTTGCCACTGGACCCGGCTGGAACATATTCATCtgcaaaaaagataaaaaagcaCACAAGCCTTGCAATTAATAAACCATAAAGAAACAAAGGTTGCTAACATAACTCAATTTTACCTGAAAAGCAATCTGCTGCTGTGCATGCAACAACACACTCTCCTGTTCAGGTTTTGGCTGCATTGATCCCTGGTTAGCGCGTCTCACAGTGAGAGTCTTGTCTCCCATTTTAATACCGTTCAGAGCAACGCAGGCAATATCTGTAACGGCGACATCTTGGTACACACAGAAGGCGTATCCTTTGGAGTTCCCAGTTTCTCGATCTTTGACGAGGTCAAACCCCTTTAGGGCTCCAAAGCTTTCCAGCAGCTCCCTGACTTGTGCCTCGGTGAAGTAATATGGAAGTCCACCGACGAAGATACGGTCTGGGCCTTCGAGACCGCCGGAAGCACCTGGAGTCAGACCAACAGCAGCTAAGTTTAGATGGGGACTGGGCTGGCTTGGGCCAAGAGATGCAGCTAGAGATGGGTTATAGTCACTAGGTCTCCTCACCTTCACTGGAGCTCCCTAGGAATgtgaaaaaaaaaggagattCAAATACTCTCCAACACCTAATACTTAGTAGAAGGgtgaatattaaaaaattgtaCCTCAAATATAATGCCATCCAAGGACATTGCGTTACTAGCCTCTTCAACGGATCTCATCTCCACAAAAGCAAACTTCTTCTCGTGGTTTATGTAAACATTGACGACGGCATCACCTGGACCAGCGGTGTTTCCACCAACCGCAGCCATAACTTGACTAAAGAATGTAGCCACAGACTGCAATACAGGAAAGTAAATCAATGTTAATATCAATCAAACGCTGGAGTATAGTTCagtgggaaaaaaaaaacaaaagtggcTATCAACCTGTTCATTAGCCACAGGGGAAAGCCCACCAACGTAGACTCTGCGAGCATGCCTAGTCGCCTGAAGACACAGAAAGGTTAATAAGAAGACATGGTTAGCAACAGATAAATAGATAGCAGGTATAATATACTCAATGAAAATCAAAGCTGA
It encodes:
- the LOC103834995 gene encoding splicing factor U2af large subunit A isoform X2 yields the protein MFPNIFPLQTGQAFGGLPMMPIQAMTQQATRHARRVYVGGLSPVANEQSVATFFSQVMAAVGGNTAGPGDAVVNVYINHEKKFAFVEMRSVEEASNAMSLDGIIFEGAPVKVRRPSDYNPSLAASLGPSQPSPHLNLAAVGLTPGASGGLEGPDRIFVGGLPYYFTEAQVRELLESFGALKGFDLVKDRETGNSKGYAFCVYQDVAVTDIACVALNGIKMGDKTLTVRRANQGSMQPKPEQESVLLHAQQQIAFQMNMFQPGPVATTVVCLTQVVTEDELKDDEEFEDIMEDMRQEGGKFGMLTSVVIPRPSPSGEPVPGLGKVFLKYVDTEGSSRARSGMNGRKFGGNEVVAVFYPEDKFDQGEYGA
- the LOC103834995 gene encoding splicing factor U2af large subunit A isoform X3; the encoded protein is MGDKTLTVRRANQGSMQPKPEQESVLLHAQQQIAFQMNMFQPGPVATTVVCLTQVVTEDELKDDEEFEDIMEDMRQEGGKFGMLTSVVIPRPSPSGEPVPGLGKVFLKYVDTEGSSRARSGMNGRKFGGNEVVAVFYPEDKFDQGEYGA